One genomic segment of Actinomycetota bacterium includes these proteins:
- a CDS encoding cyclopropane-fatty-acyl-phospholipid synthase family protein — protein sequence MTLGSLLTDVLGPEPPVGVVAFDGTRVGPADPAVTIVIRKPDALRRIVQAPGELGFVRAYVAGDLEIEGDIFSLFQLRDLLGPVRLTPAQTLQAARMLGLRALRPLVPPPEEARLVGRRYTPARSRAALAHHYDLPDEFFALFLDPSMAYTTAIFENEEESLEQAQANKFDLVCRKLALEPGMRLLDIGCGWGAMLVHAAKHYGAHAVGVSLSLRQVEWARKRVAEEGLSGRIDVRHLDYRKVDDGPYQAVSAIGSFEHIGLHDGQFFQKVHTLLAPRGRFVNHAISQPAGRNAPAARRGFMQRYVFPDSEIHEVGHVVSAMQAAGLEVRHVESLREHYSLTLRRWVRKLEENWDAAVALVGPGRARVWRLYMAGFAVNFDRDDSSHHQVLAVRPDPTGPSGMPLRPTWTS from the coding sequence ATGACACTCGGTTCCCTGCTCACGGATGTCCTGGGGCCCGAGCCGCCGGTTGGCGTCGTGGCCTTCGACGGGACGCGCGTCGGCCCGGCTGACCCGGCTGTCACGATCGTCATCCGTAAGCCCGATGCGCTCCGCCGGATCGTCCAGGCACCGGGGGAGCTGGGGTTCGTCCGGGCCTACGTGGCGGGCGACCTGGAGATCGAAGGCGACATCTTCTCGTTGTTCCAGCTACGAGACCTTCTGGGGCCAGTGAGGCTGACACCGGCCCAGACCCTGCAGGCGGCGAGGATGCTGGGCCTTCGTGCCCTCCGGCCGCTGGTACCACCGCCCGAAGAGGCCCGGCTGGTGGGGCGCCGGTACACGCCGGCTCGCTCCCGCGCCGCCCTCGCCCACCATTACGACCTCCCCGACGAGTTCTTCGCCTTGTTCCTCGACCCCTCCATGGCCTACACGACCGCCATCTTCGAGAACGAGGAGGAGAGCCTCGAGCAGGCCCAGGCCAACAAGTTTGATCTCGTCTGTCGCAAGCTCGCCCTCGAGCCGGGCATGCGGCTCCTGGACATCGGCTGCGGCTGGGGGGCCATGCTGGTGCACGCGGCTAAGCACTATGGCGCCCACGCGGTGGGTGTCTCGCTGTCTCTCCGGCAGGTCGAGTGGGCCCGAAAGCGGGTGGCCGAGGAAGGGCTGAGCGGCCGCATCGACGTCCGGCACCTCGACTACCGCAAGGTCGACGACGGTCCCTACCAAGCCGTCAGCGCGATCGGGTCGTTCGAGCACATCGGGCTCCATGACGGCCAGTTCTTCCAGAAGGTCCACACCCTGCTGGCACCTCGGGGGAGGTTCGTCAACCACGCCATCAGCCAGCCCGCGGGCCGCAACGCCCCAGCCGCCCGGCGGGGGTTCATGCAACGGTACGTGTTCCCCGACAGCGAGATCCATGAGGTCGGGCACGTCGTCTCGGCCATGCAGGCCGCGGGCCTCGAAGTCCGACACGTTGAGTCGCTCCGTGAGCACTACTCCCTCACGTTGCGGCGCTGGGTGCGCAAGCTGGAGGAGAACTGGGATGCGGCTGTCGCCTTGGTCGGCCCAGGCCGAGCCCGGGTGTGGAGGCTCTACATGGCCGGCTTCGCCGTGAACTTCGATCGGGACGACTCCTCCCACCACCAAGTCCTCGCCGTGCGCCCGGACCCCACTGGCCCCAGCGGGATGCCTCTCCGGCCCACGTGGACATCCTGA
- the urtA gene encoding urea ABC transporter substrate-binding protein, with the protein MRTKRVRLGLALFTALALATAACGDRAGETTASGGQGSASSGDTIKVGILHSLSGTMAISEVAVKDAELLAIEEINAAGGVLGKQLVPVIEDGASDWPTFAEKAQKLISVDKVATVFGGWTSASRKAMLPVFERNKALLWYPVQYEGLESSPYIFYTGATTNQQIIPGLDYLKSQGKTKIFLVGSDYVFPRTANKVIRAYAAANGMEILGEEYTPLGHTEYSTVINKLRAANPQAVFNTLNGDSNVAFFKQMKDAQISSTAMPVLSVSVAEEEVKGIGPANVAGHLTAWNYYQTTSNPANTAFVEAYKKKFGANRVTADPIEAGYIQVYLWKMAVEKAGTTEVEAVRAAAGGTTFDAPEGTVTIDGETQHIYKTARIGVIEADGLIREVWNSGQPIKPDPYLKTYPWAVGLS; encoded by the coding sequence TTGCGTACCAAACGGGTGCGGCTCGGGCTGGCACTGTTCACGGCTCTGGCTTTGGCGACGGCAGCGTGCGGGGACAGGGCCGGGGAGACCACCGCCAGCGGCGGTCAGGGCAGCGCCAGTAGCGGCGACACCATCAAGGTCGGCATCCTGCACTCGTTGAGCGGGACGATGGCGATAAGCGAGGTAGCGGTCAAGGACGCCGAACTACTTGCCATCGAGGAGATCAACGCCGCCGGCGGCGTGTTGGGCAAGCAGCTCGTCCCGGTAATCGAGGACGGGGCGTCGGACTGGCCAACCTTCGCCGAGAAGGCCCAGAAGCTCATCTCCGTCGACAAGGTGGCGACCGTGTTCGGAGGGTGGACCTCGGCCAGCCGCAAGGCGATGCTGCCCGTCTTCGAACGCAACAAGGCGCTTCTTTGGTACCCCGTGCAGTACGAGGGGCTGGAGAGCTCGCCCTACATCTTCTACACGGGTGCCACCACCAACCAGCAGATCATCCCCGGCCTCGACTACCTCAAGAGCCAAGGCAAGACCAAGATCTTCCTGGTGGGGAGCGACTACGTGTTCCCCCGCACCGCCAACAAGGTGATCCGTGCCTACGCGGCCGCCAACGGCATGGAGATCCTGGGCGAGGAGTACACGCCGCTGGGCCACACCGAGTACTCGACGGTGATCAACAAGCTCCGGGCCGCCAACCCCCAGGCGGTGTTCAACACCCTGAACGGCGACAGCAACGTGGCCTTCTTCAAGCAGATGAAGGACGCCCAGATCAGCTCGACGGCCATGCCTGTGCTGTCGGTGAGCGTGGCCGAGGAAGAGGTGAAGGGCATCGGCCCCGCCAACGTCGCCGGTCACCTCACGGCCTGGAACTACTACCAGACGACCAGCAACCCGGCCAATACCGCCTTCGTCGAAGCCTACAAGAAGAAGTTCGGGGCCAACCGGGTCACTGCCGACCCCATCGAGGCGGGCTACATCCAGGTCTACCTCTGGAAGATGGCGGTCGAGAAAGCGGGCACGACCGAGGTCGAGGCAGTGAGGGCGGCCGCCGGGGGGACGACGTTCGACGCTCCCGAGGGCACGGTCACCATCGACGGTGAGACCCAGCACATCTACAAGACGGCTCGCATCGGTGTCATCGAGGCCGACGGGCTCATCAGGGAGGTCTGGAACTCGGGCCAACCCATCAAGCCCGATCCTTACCTCAAGACCTACCCCTGGGCCGTCGGGCTCTCCTGA
- the urtB gene encoding urea ABC transporter permease subunit UrtB produces MDIYVSQLFTGLSVGSVLLLIALGLTFTFGQMGVINLAHGELIMAGAYTAYVIGEGLGAVSLLVALPAAFVLAGTMGLVLERVLVRRLYGRPLDTLLVTWGVSLVLQQVARDIFGAPNVNVTKPSWLDGGLAAFGTTLPYTRLFIIALVAAAVSGIWIYQARSTQGRRMRAVVQNRQLAACTGINTGRVDQRTFFIGSGLAGAAGVALTLLGPIGPSLGTNYIVDAFLVVVAGGLGQIRGAVLAAIGLGVLAAFVEFQTQASLAKVAVFVAVVALLQFRPQGLVALRSRALT; encoded by the coding sequence TTGGACATCTACGTCTCCCAGCTCTTCACCGGCCTCAGCGTCGGCTCGGTGCTGCTGCTCATCGCCCTCGGTCTCACGTTCACCTTCGGGCAGATGGGTGTCATCAACCTGGCCCATGGCGAGCTGATCATGGCGGGGGCCTACACCGCCTACGTAATCGGTGAAGGGCTGGGAGCCGTGTCCTTGCTGGTGGCCCTGCCGGCAGCCTTCGTGCTGGCCGGGACCATGGGCCTCGTGCTCGAACGGGTACTCGTCCGGCGCCTGTACGGGCGCCCGCTTGACACGCTGCTGGTCACCTGGGGGGTCAGCCTCGTGCTCCAGCAGGTGGCCCGTGACATCTTCGGGGCTCCCAACGTGAACGTGACCAAACCCTCGTGGCTCGATGGAGGGTTGGCGGCGTTCGGCACGACGCTGCCCTATACCCGCCTGTTCATAATCGCCCTGGTCGCGGCCGCAGTGAGCGGGATATGGATCTACCAGGCCCGCTCGACCCAGGGCCGCCGCATGCGGGCGGTGGTGCAGAACCGCCAGTTGGCGGCCTGTACGGGCATCAACACCGGGCGGGTCGACCAGCGAACGTTCTTCATCGGCTCCGGACTGGCCGGGGCGGCCGGCGTCGCCTTGACCCTGCTCGGGCCCATCGGGCCTTCCCTCGGCACCAACTACATAGTCGACGCCTTCCTGGTGGTGGTGGCCGGCGGCCTCGGCCAGATCCGGGGCGCGGTCTTGGCCGCCATCGGTCTCGGCGTGTTGGCTGCCTTCGTCGAGTTCCAGACCCAGGCGAGCCTGGCCAAGGTGGCCGTGTTCGTAGCCGTCGTCGCGCTCTTGCAGTTCCGGCCCCAGGGCCTGGTCGCCCTCCGGTCCCGGGCGCTGACGTGA
- the urtC gene encoding urea ABC transporter permease subunit UrtC gives MGVGFVLLVAAPALMSDFRLSLLAKYLCFAIVAIGVDLAWGYGGMLTLGQGLFFGIGGYSMGMFLKLAEAGPDGLPDFMVYNGLTEVPGLWKPFANAWVALPAAVLLPMGLAAGLGALVFRKRIRGPYFAILTQALAAAFVILLIGQQGYTAGTNGLTNIRTLFGYDLNDPTNQRLLYLVVAICLGAVFLIARQLVASRYGRLLVACRDAEDRVRFLGYSPTKVKVLAFTVSAGMAGLAGALFVPVVGIMSPALLGIVPSLELVIGVALGGRATLVGAAVGTVLVGYAKTGLSENYPSGWLYLQGALFITVVAFAPKGLAGLAEALKVKRRRVTVKGTVVGSATAPSEPAPTLEPAK, from the coding sequence CTGGGTGTCGGGTTCGTCTTGCTGGTGGCGGCCCCGGCGTTGATGTCGGACTTCCGCCTGAGCCTGCTGGCCAAGTACCTCTGCTTCGCCATCGTCGCCATCGGCGTGGACCTGGCCTGGGGCTACGGAGGGATGCTGACCCTCGGCCAAGGCCTCTTCTTTGGGATCGGTGGGTACTCGATGGGCATGTTCCTGAAGCTGGCCGAGGCCGGTCCCGACGGGTTGCCCGACTTCATGGTCTACAACGGTCTGACCGAGGTACCCGGCTTGTGGAAGCCCTTCGCCAACGCCTGGGTGGCCCTCCCGGCGGCCGTCCTGCTGCCCATGGGGCTGGCCGCGGGATTGGGTGCCCTCGTCTTCCGAAAGCGCATCCGAGGCCCGTACTTCGCCATCCTGACCCAGGCCCTGGCCGCCGCCTTCGTGATCCTGCTCATCGGCCAGCAGGGTTACACGGCCGGTACCAACGGCCTGACCAACATCCGCACGCTCTTCGGCTACGACCTGAACGACCCCACCAACCAGCGTCTGCTCTACCTGGTCGTGGCGATCTGCCTGGGGGCCGTCTTTCTGATCGCCCGCCAGCTCGTGGCCAGCCGCTACGGGCGCCTGCTGGTGGCGTGCCGCGACGCCGAGGACCGGGTGCGGTTCCTCGGCTACAGCCCGACCAAGGTCAAGGTGCTGGCCTTCACCGTGTCCGCCGGCATGGCCGGCCTGGCCGGCGCCCTGTTCGTGCCCGTAGTCGGGATCATGTCTCCGGCCCTCTTGGGGATCGTCCCCTCCCTGGAGCTGGTGATCGGCGTGGCTCTCGGGGGCCGGGCGACGTTGGTCGGCGCGGCCGTGGGCACTGTCCTGGTCGGCTACGCCAAGACGGGCTTGTCGGAGAACTACCCCTCGGGCTGGCTCTACCTGCAGGGGGCACTGTTCATCACCGTCGTGGCCTTCGCCCCCAAGGGCCTGGCCGGCTTGGCCGAGGCCCTCAAGGTCAAGCGCCGGCGGGTCACCGTGAAGGGCACGGTGGTCGGCTCGGCCACAGCCCCCAGCGAGCCCGCCCCCACCCTGGAGCCGGCCAAGTGA
- the urtD gene encoding urea ABC transporter ATP-binding protein UrtD codes for MSAGPNGTARGVLEVRRLSVVFDGFKAIDGLDLTVDEGEVRFVIGPNGAGKTTLIDVITGMTRPQSGTVRFDGQSLLGKAEFDIVAMGVGRTFQTPSVFEQLSVLENLDLAASFRRPLRQLLRRRRGVQPEVASALETVGLAGRAEAPAGVLSHGQKQWLEIGMLLVQGPKLLLLDEPVAGMSKDERSRTGELLHEIARTRTVIVVEHDMEFLRRFASRVTVMHEGRVLCEGTVAEVQADPHVQAVYLGRSRDTRTGADL; via the coding sequence GTGAGCGCCGGGCCGAACGGCACAGCCCGGGGAGTGCTGGAGGTCCGCCGCCTGTCGGTGGTGTTCGACGGGTTCAAGGCCATCGACGGTCTCGACCTGACCGTCGACGAGGGCGAGGTGCGTTTCGTCATCGGGCCCAACGGGGCAGGCAAGACCACCCTGATCGACGTCATCACGGGGATGACCAGGCCCCAGTCGGGAACGGTCCGATTCGACGGGCAGAGCCTTCTCGGCAAGGCCGAGTTCGACATCGTGGCCATGGGCGTCGGGAGGACCTTCCAGACGCCGTCGGTGTTCGAGCAGCTCAGCGTGCTGGAGAACCTCGACCTGGCCGCCAGCTTCCGGCGACCGCTGCGCCAACTGCTGCGCAGGCGCAGGGGCGTCCAGCCCGAGGTTGCCTCTGCCCTGGAGACGGTCGGGCTGGCCGGCCGGGCCGAGGCCCCGGCCGGTGTGCTCTCCCACGGCCAGAAGCAGTGGTTGGAGATCGGGATGCTGCTGGTCCAGGGGCCCAAGCTGCTGCTGCTCGACGAGCCGGTGGCGGGCATGAGCAAGGACGAGCGCTCGCGTACGGGCGAGCTCCTACACGAGATCGCCCGGACCCGCACGGTCATCGTGGTCGAACATGACATGGAGTTCCTGCGCCGGTTCGCGAGCCGTGTGACGGTCATGCACGAGGGCCGGGTGTTGTGCGAGGGCACGGTCGCCGAGGTGCAGGCCGACCCCCACGTCCAGGCTGTCTACCTCGGTCGTAGCCGCGACACCCGGACGGGAGCGGACCTCTGA
- the urtE gene encoding urea ABC transporter ATP-binding subunit UrtE: MLSVEGLDVAYGRSQVLFGVSLEVPDGGLLCVMGRNGVGKSTLLNSIMGVLKPSRGRVLWDGTDLAGQRPDHRVGLGLGYVPQGHPVFPQLTVAENLAIAADAPGGRRGGGGPAGATADALDLFPRLKPLLSRRAGFLSGGQAQQLAFARALVTRPRLLLLDEPTEGIQPSIILEIEDAIAQLHASTGMGIVLVEQYVEFALRLADRYVVLDAGEVVASGEAASLEEEAVRRLLAV; encoded by the coding sequence ATGCTCTCGGTGGAGGGGTTGGATGTCGCCTACGGTCGCAGCCAGGTGCTGTTCGGTGTGTCGCTGGAAGTGCCTGACGGCGGGCTGCTGTGCGTGATGGGCCGTAACGGCGTGGGCAAGTCGACGCTGCTCAACTCCATCATGGGGGTGCTGAAGCCCAGCCGCGGGCGGGTCCTGTGGGACGGTACCGACCTCGCCGGCCAGCGCCCCGACCACCGGGTGGGCCTCGGGCTCGGCTACGTGCCCCAAGGCCACCCCGTCTTCCCCCAGCTCACGGTGGCCGAGAACCTGGCCATCGCGGCCGACGCCCCCGGCGGCCGCCGGGGCGGAGGCGGGCCGGCGGGGGCGACCGCCGACGCCCTCGACCTGTTCCCCCGGCTCAAGCCCCTCCTGAGCCGGCGAGCAGGCTTCCTCTCGGGTGGCCAGGCCCAGCAACTGGCCTTCGCCCGTGCCCTCGTCACCCGCCCGAGGCTGCTCCTGCTGGACGAACCCACCGAAGGCATCCAGCCGTCGATCATCCTCGAGATCGAAGACGCCATCGCTCAGCTGCACGCCAGCACCGGGATGGGCATCGTGCTGGTCGAGCAGTACGTCGAGTTCGCCCTCCGGCTGGCCGATCGCTACGTCGTGCTCGATGCCGGTGAGGTCGTCGCCTCGGGTGAGGCGGCCAGCCTGGAGGAGGAGGCCGTCCGTCGCCTCCTGGCGGTCTGA
- a CDS encoding urease subunit gamma, with protein MRLTPHEQERLLVHVAAGLARERQGRGLRLNHPEAVAVLSSFVLEGARDGRSVADLMEAGRSVLTVDDVMEGVPEMVGEVQVEATFPDGTKLVTLHQPIG; from the coding sequence ATGAGGCTCACCCCCCACGAGCAGGAACGCCTACTCGTCCACGTGGCCGCCGGCCTGGCCAGGGAACGGCAGGGCCGAGGCCTTCGGTTGAACCACCCCGAAGCGGTGGCCGTCCTGAGCTCCTTCGTCCTCGAGGGGGCGCGCGACGGGAGGTCGGTCGCTGACCTCATGGAGGCCGGGCGGTCCGTGCTGACCGTCGATGACGTGATGGAGGGTGTCCCGGAGATGGTCGGGGAGGTCCAGGTGGAGGCGACGTTCCCCGACGGGACCAAGCTGGTCACCCTGCACCAGCCCATCGGGTGA
- a CDS encoding urease subunit beta → MRPGEVVHGEGPVIINGGKPVTTVVVLNTGDRPVQVGSHYHFAESNPSLAFDRALAWGQRLAVPAGTSVRFEPGLDQEVGLVPIGGDRLVPGLRSKPSAELGPARAPS, encoded by the coding sequence GTGAGGCCCGGTGAGGTGGTCCATGGGGAGGGGCCCGTCATCATCAACGGCGGGAAGCCGGTAACGACGGTCGTGGTCCTGAACACCGGTGACCGCCCTGTCCAGGTTGGTTCCCACTACCACTTCGCCGAGTCCAACCCCTCGCTGGCCTTCGACCGGGCCCTGGCCTGGGGTCAGCGGCTGGCGGTGCCCGCGGGGACGTCGGTCCGCTTCGAGCCGGGCCTCGACCAAGAGGTCGGGCTCGTCCCGATCGGAGGGGACCGGCTCGTGCCGGGGTTGCGTTCGAAGCCCTCGGCTGAGCTCGGGCCTGCCCGGGCGCCCTCGTGA
- a CDS encoding urease subunit alpha: MSELSRERYAQLYGPTVGDRVRLADTDLFIEIEQDRCAGGDEAVFGGGKVIRESMGQGRATRAQGAPDTVITGAVVLDHWGVVKADVGIREGRVVALGKAGNPDTMDGVDPALVIGPSTEVISGNGRILTAGAVDCHVHFVCPQVIEEALASGVTTLVGGGTGPAEGTKATTVTPGSWHLARMLEALDPWPVNVVLLGKGNTTSAEGMWEQLRAGAAGFKLHEDWGSTPAAIDACLSVADAAGVQVALHSDTLNEAGFVESTLAAIAGRAIHAYHTEGAGGGHAPDIITVASHPNVLPSSTNPTRPHTVNTIDEHLDMLMVCHHLNPSVPEDLAFAESRIRPSTIAAEDVLHDMGAISMIGSDSQAMGRIGEVVVRTWQTAHVMKRRRGALEGDPKGSDNRRARRYVAKYTICPAVAHGLDAELGSVEVGKLADLVLWEPAFFGVRPHVVVKGGMIAWAAMGDANASIPTPQPVLARPMFGASPLAAAATSLAFVAPAALEAGLAERLAVRRSLVAVTDVRRRTKADLPENATLPEITVEPDTFTVRIDGEAVEPEPATELPMAQRYFLF, from the coding sequence GTGAGCGAGCTGTCGCGGGAGCGCTACGCCCAGCTCTACGGGCCCACCGTCGGCGACCGGGTCCGGCTCGCCGACACCGACCTGTTCATCGAGATAGAGCAGGACCGGTGCGCGGGCGGCGACGAGGCTGTCTTCGGTGGCGGCAAGGTGATACGAGAGTCGATGGGCCAAGGGCGGGCGACCCGGGCCCAAGGGGCGCCCGACACGGTCATCACCGGGGCGGTGGTGCTCGATCACTGGGGGGTGGTGAAGGCCGACGTCGGCATACGCGAAGGCCGGGTGGTGGCCCTCGGCAAGGCCGGGAACCCCGACACCATGGACGGGGTCGACCCGGCCCTCGTCATCGGGCCGTCGACCGAGGTCATCTCCGGCAACGGCCGCATCCTGACAGCCGGCGCGGTCGATTGCCACGTCCACTTCGTCTGCCCCCAGGTCATCGAGGAAGCACTGGCCTCGGGGGTGACCACGCTCGTCGGTGGCGGGACGGGGCCGGCCGAGGGGACCAAGGCCACCACCGTGACGCCGGGCTCCTGGCACCTGGCCCGCATGCTGGAGGCCCTGGACCCGTGGCCGGTCAACGTGGTCCTTCTCGGCAAGGGCAACACGACTTCGGCGGAGGGAATGTGGGAGCAGCTACGGGCGGGTGCGGCCGGCTTCAAGCTGCACGAGGACTGGGGGTCGACCCCCGCGGCCATCGACGCCTGCCTGTCGGTGGCGGACGCCGCCGGAGTGCAGGTCGCCCTCCACAGCGACACCCTCAACGAGGCGGGGTTCGTGGAGTCGACCCTGGCGGCCATCGCCGGGCGGGCGATCCACGCCTACCACACCGAGGGTGCGGGCGGGGGGCACGCGCCCGACATCATCACGGTGGCGTCGCACCCCAACGTCCTGCCGTCGTCGACCAACCCGACCCGCCCCCACACCGTCAACACGATCGACGAGCACCTCGACATGCTCATGGTCTGCCACCACCTCAACCCTTCGGTCCCCGAGGACCTGGCCTTCGCCGAGAGCCGCATCCGCCCCTCGACGATCGCCGCCGAGGACGTGCTCCACGACATGGGGGCCATCTCCATGATCGGCTCCGACTCCCAGGCCATGGGCCGCATCGGCGAGGTCGTGGTCCGCACCTGGCAGACGGCCCATGTAATGAAGCGCCGGCGTGGTGCGCTGGAGGGCGATCCGAAGGGATCGGACAACCGGCGTGCCCGTCGCTACGTGGCCAAGTACACGATCTGCCCGGCGGTGGCCCATGGCCTCGACGCCGAGCTCGGTTCGGTGGAGGTGGGCAAGCTGGCCGACCTCGTGTTGTGGGAACCGGCCTTCTTCGGGGTGCGGCCTCACGTCGTCGTGAAGGGGGGCATGATCGCTTGGGCGGCCATGGGTGACGCCAACGCCTCCATCCCCACGCCCCAACCCGTGCTGGCCCGGCCCATGTTCGGGGCATCTCCGCTGGCCGCCGCGGCCACCAGCTTGGCCTTCGTGGCCCCGGCTGCCCTCGAAGCGGGATTGGCCGAGCGGCTGGCCGTACGGCGCTCCCTGGTGGCGGTGACCGACGTCCGGAGGCGTACCAAGGCCGACCTCCCCGAGAACGCCACGTTGCCCGAGATCACTGTCGAACCGGACACGTTCACCGTCCGGATCGACGGTGAGGCCGTCGAACCGGAGCCCGCCACCGAGCTCCCGATGGCCCAGCGGTACTTCCTCTTTTGA
- a CDS encoding urease accessory UreF family protein, whose amino-acid sequence MSALVLLLADGRFPSGGYSHSGGVEGAVAGGRLADVDELGPFLVGRLATAGRVSAALAAAACGGGHGLDLLDREASARMASPALRAASRAQGRHLLRAGAAVLGRRLPTGDAHHAVAMGIVGRAAGASVMEVARWAAYESVAGPAAAALRLLGLDPFATWALVASLDRQVEAVAAESAAAASGPLDRLPAASAPWLDIGAQHHASQEVRLFAS is encoded by the coding sequence TTGAGCGCGCTCGTCCTGCTCCTGGCCGACGGGCGGTTCCCTTCGGGGGGCTACTCCCACTCGGGGGGCGTCGAGGGGGCCGTGGCCGGGGGGCGCCTGGCCGACGTCGACGAGCTCGGCCCGTTCCTCGTGGGGCGGCTGGCCACTGCCGGGCGGGTTTCCGCCGCCTTGGCCGCTGCGGCCTGCGGGGGAGGGCACGGCCTCGACCTGCTCGACCGGGAGGCGTCCGCCCGCATGGCCTCGCCTGCTCTGCGGGCGGCGTCCAGGGCCCAGGGCCGCCACCTGCTCCGTGCGGGGGCCGCCGTGCTGGGTCGGCGGTTGCCGACTGGCGACGCCCACCACGCGGTGGCCATGGGGATCGTGGGCCGGGCCGCGGGGGCCTCCGTGATGGAGGTGGCCCGCTGGGCGGCCTACGAGTCGGTGGCCGGTCCGGCGGCCGCCGCCCTCCGGCTGCTGGGCCTCGACCCGTTCGCCACGTGGGCTCTCGTCGCCAGCCTCGACCGGCAGGTCGAGGCGGTTGCGGCCGAGTCGGCGGCCGCCGCGTCCGGCCCCCTCGACCGCCTGCCCGCGGCGTCGGCCCCGTGGCTCGACATCGGTGCTCAGCACCACGCTTCCCAGGAGGTGCGTCTGTTTGCTTCGTGA